The following coding sequences are from one Schizosaccharomyces osmophilus chromosome 1, complete sequence window:
- the tlh1 gene encoding RecQ type DNA helicase — MFVVGGQLLTTDAPYRIFPRVTYENIQKSLVFRNYRHISHYFKERNIEEEGVRDSFFDMQAGHARSTALLIYGRTSDNLNNLPADFFTNFFRASFRWQELLEIKDNSSGGFIIETSKPQNNIDQLLEKADEIKTMQQRLAVWKAKEVQTQAQTETQDGDTYGNTDVVEKETRRGEGKQCQELDLNLNTNQAAVAVVPRTRTTTETGTEEQQIQSSPSLYASPSPSMCPSQSTIRLCVYALSKFYGKPSKFRSMEQLQSVYFSYLKRVNLISVLATGSGKSLSFLLPAFIEKQKRTGLITVVLVPLISLRQDMARRANEAKTLVCSNDWKVYKRTPPDSYNLPDMFILSYDSALTNEALCFFESLAANGRLARIVIDEAHSLLTDGGWRHVLWKASRLSGIAAPIILLSATFPRELEARASETFCTHFQGIKTLTARKNIHYLLKQLDKEQFLNDLRDLMIRAGVFEGNGRAILFCRTKKNVEELQVKINSAERIETCAVSYTGDMAEEERHTCFNMFTDLESNNNRIMVATKAFGLGIDYPEVRLVIHYGSPSTSMDFAQETGRAGRDGKFSIASMFYSKYEVSTSAYIDVRMKNFVEDKSMCVRSFLASEMDDQCSGCDFLPDYVVCSRCNPGLLDEREKELLSVEKDKVKDKDKDKETLTPTRKKKLASGSPPTPQSACSSDALSADSKLMNCTITKDNEESGGSYGRVTPVSSTSKTDVSSSKSGHSETTFFSSPTLSKSTDARKRSFLETHGDVDVDGDGDSYGDGDDYNLHKKNQLGYDNRCEGVKRHWMASLSKTSLLEKFFREFRKECISCFVEQGGNRSVIHKNTCPLEVKRCFRCRQTDHTRFKCPYKFQFSGACMYCGLTTFEHLEEDFPYKSKCKSWARGKLGKVAFFAWSNGNYKQAIANQFLEGNLDDQNFFNFICQPSGTTSEFVNVVYFLVTDILDAL, encoded by the coding sequence ATGTTTGTTGTAGGAGGTCAGCTATTGACAACGGATGCTCCCTATCGGATTTTCCCAAGAGTGACTTATGAGAATATTCAAAAGTCATTGGTATTTCGGAATTATCGTCATATTTCCCACTACTTTaaggaaagaaatattgaagaagaaggagtaAGAGATTCATTCTTTGACATGCAAGCTGGTCATGCACGAAGTACGGCTTTGCTAATTTATGGTCGCACTTCCGACAATTTGAATAACTTGCCGGCGGATTTTTTCACAAACTTTTTTCGGGCAAGTTTTCGATGGCAAGAGCTGTTAGAAATCAAAGACAATAGTAGCGGTGGATTCATAATTGAGACCAGCAAGCCACAAAACAACATTGACCAattattggaaaaagcTGACGAGATAAAAACGATGCAACAACGTTTGGCGGTATGGAAAGCGAAAGAAGTGCAGACACAAGCACAAACTGAGACGCAGGACGGCGACACTTATGGAAACACCGATGTCGTCGAAAAAGAGACTCGTCGTGGGGAAGGAAAACAATGTCAAGAGCTGGATTTGAATTTGAACACGAACCAAGCAGCGGTTGCTGTTGTACCAAGGACCAGGACAACGACTGAGACTGGGACCGAAGAACAGCAAATACAAAGTAGCCCAAGTTTGTATGCATCACCATCACCATCTATGTGTCCATCTCAATCGACGATTCGACTTTGCGTGTATGCTTTATCAAAGTTTTATGGTAAGCCATCAAAGTTTCGTTCTATGGAGCAACTTCAGTCTGTCTATTTTTCGTATTTGAAACGTGTCAACTTGATCTCGGTACTTGCAACAGGTTCAGGGAAAtctctatcttttttattgccCGCCtttattgaaaagcaaaagcgGACTGGACTTATTACCGTCGTTCTGGTACCTCTCATCTCTCTACGGCAGGATATGGCACGAAGAGCAAACGAAGCGAAAACTCTGGTTTGTTCTAATGACTGGAAAGTATACAAGCGGACTCCGCCAGATTCATATAATCTACCGGACatgtttattctttcttatGACTCGGCATTGACGAACGAAGCACTGTGTTTTTTTGAGAGTCTTGCGGCCAATGGACGGCTGGCCCGCATTGTTATTGATGAGGCGCATAGTTTGTTGACAGATGGCGGTTGGAGGCACGTTTTGTGGAAAGCGTCAAGGTTGTCTGGAATTGCGGCGCCAATCATTCTTCTTAGCGCTACGTTTCCCCGTGAACTGGAGGCTCGTGCTAGCGAGACGTTTTGTACGCACTTTCAAGGAATCAAAACACTAACGGCTCGAAAAAacattcattatttattaaagcAGCTTGACAAGGAACAGTTTTTAAACGATCTCCGTGACTTGATGATAAGAGCTGGAGTTTTTGAGGGAAATGGCCGAGCAATTCTATTTTGCCggacaaagaaaaacgtGGAGGAATTGCAGGTCAAAATAAATTCTGCAGAAAGGATCGAAACTTGTGCCGTTTCGTATACAGGTGATATGGCAGAGGAAGAGCGACATACATGTTTTAATATGTTTACAGACTTGGAAAGCAACAACAATCGTATTATGGTGGCCACGAAAGCTTTTGGGCTTGGTATCGATTACCCGGAAGTGCGTCTTGTAATTCACTATGGGTCACCGTCTACGTCTATGGATTTTGCTCAGGAAACAGGTCGTGCTGGAAGGGATGGCAAGTTTTCGATTGCTTCTATGTTTTACAGCAAGTATGAAGTGTCTACGTCAGCGTATATTGACGTTAGGATGAAAAACTTCGTTGAGGACAAATCAATGTGCGTTCGGTCGTTTTTAGCAAGTGAGATGGATGATCAATGCAGTGGTTGTGACTTTTTGCCTGACTATGTCGTTTGTTCTCGATGTAACCCGGGATTACTggatgaaagagaaaaagagctGCTCTCTGTTGAGAAGGACAAGgtcaaagacaaagacaaagacaaGGAGACATTGACACCGACacggaagaagaagcttgCCAGTGGATCACCACCCACACCGCAAAGCGCTTGTTCTTCAGATGCTTTGTCTGCTGATTcaaaattgatgaattgcACAATCACAAAGGATAACGAAGAAAGTGGTGGTAGTTATGGTCGAGTCACCCCAGTAAGTTCGACAAGCAAGACAGATGTTTCGAGCAGCAAATCAGGTCATTCTGAAACAACTTTTTTCTCATCCCCAACACTATCGAAAAGCACTGATGCTAGAAAACGTTCGTTTCTAGAAACTCATGGCGATGTCGATGTCGATGGCGATGGCGATAGCTATGGCGATGGTGATGATTATAATTTGcacaagaagaatcaattGGGATATGATAACCGGTGCGAAGGTGTTAAAAGGCATTGGATGGCCAGTTTGTCAAAGACAAGTTTgttggaaaagtttttcagaGAATTTCGAAAAGAATGCATATCATGTTTTGTTGAACAAGGTGGAAACCGCTCTGTAATACACAAGAATACATGCCCTTTAGAGGTGAAAAGATGCTTTCGATGTCGACAAACTGATCACACGAGATTCAAGTGTCCGTATAAGTTTCAGTTTTCGGGAGCTTGTATGTATTGCGGATTAACGACATTTGAACATTTAGAAGAGGATTTTCCGTACAAGTCAAAGTGCAAATCGTGGGCTAGGGGAAAACTTGGCaaagttgctttttttgcttggagCAATGGGAATTATAAGCAAGCGATTGCTAATCAATTTCTAGAGGGAAATTTGGACgatcaaaatttttttaactttATTTGTCAGCCGAGTGGCACGACATCTGAATTTGTGAATGTTGTTTACTTTCTAGTGACTGATATTCTTGATGCTCTCTGA
- a CDS encoding spermidine family transporter, whose translation MEGHQEQFPEGLTILEKETSSIMGEELQYPKSYPDVIFLVDIDKNDPQRPMNWSTVKKIVHTALYGLTTFAAQFNSTTMSPTAEHLANVYHIGEEVATLATSLYVLGIAFGPMIFAPFSEMNGRKMGVFLPFFISIILTTGTASADSVAAIMCTRFFSGLFSGAPIVSSGGVLADLWNPSQRGSALVFYAFFVVSGADFGPIISSLLSEGSDTAWRWPLWFIVIVQSAILLVSIIMIDETYVPVIEARQARNLRLTTGNWGLHAAHERYKLDAKEFVTFHLLRPFAMLATPVAFFIALFASYVYGILYLVLTTIPYTYYQSRNWQGTVGTLPLIAMFLGLVTGGVLNIFWNKRYAKYLTKNGGKPLPEERLPLMMMTGWLMPAGIFVFAWTSYANIHWIVSFIGIFLIGVGFETIFQGCLNYLVDTFTKFAASAIAANTFTRSIFAATFPLFSRIMFQKLGIHWGGTLVGFIALGMIPIPFVFYRFGESLRRKNPYVKLVS comes from the coding sequence ATGGAGGGACATCAAGAACAATTCCCTGAAGGCTTAACGATTCTCGAAAAAGAGACAAGTAGTATAATGGGAGAGGAGTTACAGTATCCAAAATCATACCCtgatgttatttttttggtcGACATTGACAAGAATGACCCTCAACGACCCATGAACTGGTCTACTGTGAAGAAAATCGTCCACACAGCTTTGTACGGACTGACAACGTTTGCTGCACAGTTCAACAGTACGACAATGTCCCCTACTGCTGAACATCTGGCAAACGTATACCACATCGGTGAAGAAGTGGCGACACTAGCTACGTCGCTCTATGTCTTGGGAATTGCTTTTGGCCCTATGATTTTTGCACCTTTCTCAGAAATGAATGGCAGAAAAATGGGTGtctttttgccttttttcATCTCCATAATCCTCACGACAGGTACTGCTAGTGCTGATAGTGTGGCCGCCATTATGTGCACTCGTTTCTTTTCCGGTTTGTTTTCTGGCGCTCCCATTGTTTCTTCGGGTGGTGTACTGGCTGACCTTTGGAACCCATCCCAAAGAGGCAGTGCTTTAGTTTTTTATGCCTTCTTTGTTGTTAGTGGTGCTGACTTTGGTCCCATCATTAGTAGCTTGCTTTCAGAAGGTTCGGATACGGCCTGGAGATGGCCATTATGGTTTATAGTGATCGTACAGTCTGCGATTTTACTTGTTAGTATAATCATGATTGATGAAACTTACGTCCCCGTAATTGAAGCTCGTCAAGCACGAAATTTACGGTTAACCACAGGAAATTGGGGTCTCCATGCTGCTCATGAACGATACAAATTAGACGCAAAGGAGTTTGTTACTTTTCACCTTTTGCGACCTTTTGCAATGCTGGCAACTCCGGTCGCCTTTTTCATCGCCTTGTTTGCTAGTTATGTATACGGCATTCTGTATTTAGTTTTAACTACCATTCCGTATACATATTACCAGTCAAGAAACTGGCAGGGAACCGTTGGTACACTTCCCTTGATTGCAATGTTTTTGGGCTTAGTAACAGGAGGTGTGTTGAATATTTTCTGGAATAAAAGATACGCGAAATATCTGACAAAAAACGGTGGAAAACCTCTTCCTGAAGAAAGATTACCcttgatgatgatgacaGGCTGGCTTATGCCGGCCggaatatttgtttttgcttggaCTTCATATGCCAATATTCATTGGATAGTATCATTTATTGGTATATTCTTGATCGGTGTCGGATTTGAAACGATTTTCCAGGGTTGTCTTAATTATCTGGTTGATACGTTTACAAAATTTGCTGCATCGGCTATCGCTGCGAATACATTTACTAGATCGATTTTTGCAGCTACgtttcctttattttcgCGTATTatgtttcaaaagttgGGGATTCACTGGGGAGGGACTTTGGTAGGATTTATTGCTCTTGGAATGATCCCAATTCCTTTCGTGTTTTATCGGTTTGGTGAAAGTTTACGGCGTAAAAACCCATATGTGAAGCTTGTGTCTTGA
- a CDS encoding hsp16-like protein — translation MSLQPFFDLYPFQDGLSDFLSYSPRVQRQDRAVDLSPAIDVHEGKDTVAVDVELPGVKKQDVQVHYDEGKLTISGKSVNERKSEGDRGNHRWSERRFGSFSRTISIPSRIDSDRIEAQFSNGILSILLPKVEQSRSKKQIAIN, via the coding sequence ATGTCTCTTCAACCTTTCTTCGATTTATACCCATTTCAAGACGGTCTTTCCGACTTTTTGAGTTATTCTCCTCGCGTTCAACGCCAGGATCGTGCTGTTGATTTGTCACCCGCCATTGATGTTCACGAAGGCAAAGACACGGTTGCTGTTGATGTAGAACTTCCTGGTGTCAAAAAGCAGGACGTTCAAGTTCATTACGACGAAGGAAAGCTTACCATTTCTGGTAAATCCGTGAATGAGCGCAAGAGCGAAGGAGATCGAGGAAACCACAGATGGTCTGAGCGTCGCTTTGGTTCCTTCTCTCGAACTATCTCTATCCCCAGCAGGATCGATTCCGATCGTATTGAAGCTCAATTTTCCAATGGCATTTTGAGTATTCTTCTGCCCAAGGTAGAGCAATCTCGCTCCAAGAAGCAAATCGCCATTAATTAA
- a CDS encoding SnoaL-like domain — protein MSVPALPATLTPALSGRDAVADALYRSVMALDTADDALFKSAFTTDAVLDVNGTIMEGYDAIYSQCYAMLTKFDTNHFLSNMRINIIEGDSKAQVTCSALSQHYRGGEGMNPGSDFLLAGGLY, from the coding sequence ATGTCCGTGCCGGCACTTCCAGCTACCCTCACACCTGCCCTAAGCGGCCGCGACGCCGTCGCTGATGCCCTCTATCGCAGCGTCATGGCCTTAGACACAGCCGACGATGCTCTCTTCAAATCTGCCTTTACCACTGATGCCGTCTTGGACGTCAACGGTACCATCATGGAAGGCTACGATGCCATTTACAGTCAATGCTACGCCATGCTCACCAAATTTGACACCAACCACTTCCTTTCCAACATGCGTATCAACATCATAGAAGGAGACTCGAAGGCTCAGGTGACATGCTCTGCTCTTTCTCAACACTACCGTGGTGGAGAGGGCATGAATCCCGGCTCTGACTTTCTGCTTGCTGGTGGATTGTACTAG
- a CDS encoding hsp16-like protein — translation MSLQPFFDLYPFQDGLSDFLSYSPRVQRQNRVGDLSPAIDVHEGKDTVAVDVELPGVKKQDVQVHYDEGKLTISGESVNERKSESDKGNQRWSERRFGSFSRTITIPNKVDADRIEAQFNHGILSVVLPKIEESRSKKQIAIH, via the coding sequence ATGTCTCTTCAACCTTTCTTCGATTTATACCCATTTCAAGACGGTCTTTCTGACTTTTTGAGTTATTCTCCTCGTGTCCAACGCCAGAATCGTGTTGGCGATTTGTCACCTGCCATTGATGTTCACGAAGGCAAAGACACGGTTGCTGTTGATGTAGAACTTCCTGGTgtcaaaaagcaagacgTACAAGTTCATTACGACGAAGGAAAACTTACCATTTCTGGTGAATCTGTGAATGAGCGCAAGAGTGAAAGCGACAAgggaaaccaaagatggTCGGAACGTCGCTTTGGTTCCTTCTCCCGAACAATCACCATTCCAAACAAGGTAGATGCCGATCGCATTGAAGCTCAATTCAACCACGGTATTTTAAGCGTTGTCTTGCCCAAGATTGAGGAATCTCGCTCCAAGAAGCAAATCGCCATTCACTGA
- a CDS encoding But2 family protein, with protein MSLHSGNGNANFHSFYVGDNNNVYLDPYDNGTEAAKFTLADTYLLHERFSAHLGDNGALYFQRNDEGSILGFDFRERIASGYALELHGQNPVACPIEENSSVYSVFFGKENGNSKCIGFTALAIPNNPVSSSSSSSSSSTAAPSNAAKI; from the coding sequence ATGAGCCTCCACTCAGGTAACGGTAACGCTAATTTCCATTCCTTTTATGTTGGTGACAACAATAACGTCTACCTCGATCCTTATGATAATGGAACTGAAGCGGCCAAATTTACTTTAGCAGATACTTATTTACTCCATGAAAGATTTTCTGCTCACCTTGGCGATAACGGTGCGTTATACTTTCAACGTAATGATGAGGGTTCCATTCTTGGATTTGATTTTAGAGAACGCATTGCTTCTGGCTATGCTCTAGAACTTCATGGACAAAACCCCGTAGCTTGTCCTATCGAAGAAAATTCCTCTGTTTACTCTGTCTTTTTtgggaaagaaaatggtaATAGCAAGTGTATTGGCTTTACAGCCCTTGCAATTCCAAATAAtcctgtttcttcttcttcttcttcttcttcttcttctactgCGGCCCCTTCCAATGCTGCTAAAATATAA
- a CDS encoding alcohol dehydrogenase, producing the protein MPLQYVVSDTKSGFDQLKIEDTKEVQSLKPNEVQVNLKAASLNYRDLIITKGMYPLHLNLPVVPGSDGVGVVEKVGSDVDEYKPGDKVVCNFFADYVDGKPTQHGYGSALGGTVNGAFRKVGFFPAHALNHAPRNLSFEETSTLPCAAVTAWNALFGCEDKLKPGQNVLIQGTGGVSIFALQFAAAAGARTTVLSSSDEKLKIAKNLGATNLINYKTNPEWAKPALEATDNVGYHHVVEVGGEKTLGQSLDVLVLGGVISSIGFLAQEGASLNVTSLIGKILNKNAIIRGIFVGHVHMFADMIACIEANDIHPLVDKVFPFEQLREAYDYLWSQKHVGKVVLKIDS; encoded by the coding sequence ATGCCATTGCAATACGTAGTTAGCGACACTAAGAGTGGCTTTGATCAACTCAAGATCGAAGACACCAAGGAAGTTCAATCCCTTAAGCCTAATGAGGTTCAGGTAAATCTCAAGGCGGCTTCTCTCAATTACAGAGATTTGATTATTACAAAGGGCATGTATCCTCTTCATTTGAATCTTCCGGTAGTTCCCGGCTCTGATGGTGTCGGTGTTGTTGAAAAGGTCGGTAGTGATGTGGATGAATATAAGCCTGGCGACAAAGTGGTTTGCAATTTCTTCGCTGATTACGTTGACGGAAAACCAACCCAGCACGGCTATGGTAGTGCCTTGGGTGGTACTGTGAACGGTGCTTTCCGCAAAGTTGGTTTCTTCCCTGCTCATGCCCTGAATCATGCACCTAGGAACTTGAGCTTCGAAGAGACATCCACTTTGCCTTGTGCTGCCGTGACCGCATGGAACGCCTTGTTTGGTTGCGAGGATAAATTGAAACCGGGTCAAAATGTCTTGATCCAGGGTACTGGTGGTGTTTCCATCTTTGCTCTCCAATTCGCCGCGGCTGCTGGTGCTCGTACCACAgtactttcttcttccgaTGAGAAACTGAAAATTGCCAAGAATTTGGGTGCTACCAACTTGATCAATTACAAGACGAACCCCGAATGGGCCAAACCTGCTTTGGAAGCTACCGACAATGTTGGTTATCATCATGTCGTCGAAGTCGGCGGTGAAAAAACATTGGGTCAATCTTTGGATGTCTTGGTTTTAGGCGGAGTCATCAGCTCGATTGGTTTCCTTGCTCAAGAAGGTGCCAGCCTTAACGTCACCTCGTTGATTGGCAAAATTCTCAACAAGAATGCCATCATCCGTGGTATCTTTGTTGGACATGTCCACATGTTTGCAGACATGATTGCTTGTATTGAGGCAAACGATATTCACCCTCTCGTTGACAAGGTATTTCCCTTTGAACAGCTGAGGGAAGCTTATGACTACCTATGGAGTCAAAAGCACGTTGGTAAGGTTGTTCTCAAGATTGATTCTTAA
- a CDS encoding glutathione S-transferase Gst2-like, with protein MIILSTIICFSIFFFSLQARVSFGDKQAGLTFFIQKPVASAVTRYRNKIKRVLGVLETILQDKEYLVASKCTIADLSFVNWNVFLPFLFAGGKFKFKKDMPQLEFEKEFPNTYA; from the coding sequence ATGATCATCCTGAGTACCATCATCTGCTTCagtatcttttttttcagtcTTCAGGCCAGGGTGTCATTTGGGGACAAGCAGGCTGGTTTAACCTTTTTCATCCAGAAACCTGTTGCGTCGGCCGTTACTAGATacagaaacaaaataaagCGTGTGCTCGGTGTTTTGGAAACCATTCTTCAAGACAAGGAATACCTTGTTGCTAGCAAGTGTACCATTGCCGACTTGTCATTTGTAAACTGGAACGTTTTCCTACCATTTCTCTTTGCGGGAGGtaaattcaaattcaagaaagaTATGCCACAGTTGGaatttgagaaagaatTCCCTAATACGTACGCGTGA
- a CDS encoding NAD-dependent epimerase/dehydratase, which translates to MVFEDDKPEDIDALPDSAPHRTIDLAIVRRREILGRHAKIAILMPPIIYGVGPAGRSSIQLPTLVRYALKHGYAGQIGDGRSVWSQIHVKDLARGYLTLLDWLERTPAEEVLPNPYWFCENGNELSWNDCVAEIGRVLYEAGKIESSTPRTIPVSNYGDLFGKWSEPVVGSNSRNKANRLRKLGWEPKEKNTLASLAEDEIPLIMQETGPFKGYGKVVASSN; encoded by the coding sequence ATGGTTTTTGAAGACGACAAACCTGAAGACATCGACGCACTCCCTGATTCCGCGCCGCATCGCACCATAGACCTAGCGATTGTACGTCGACGGGAGATCCTCGGCAGGCACGCTAAAATTGCCATTTTGATGCCCCCAATCATTTACGGCGTCGGTCCCGCTGGCAGATCGTCTATCCAGCTCCCGACCTTAGTCCGGTACGCATTGAAGCACGGCTACGCAGGCCAGATCGGAGACGGCCGGTCAGTCTGGAGTCAGATTCATGTTAAGGACCTGGCACGAGGGTATCTGACACTCCTAGATTGGTTGGAGCGGACTCCTGCTGAGGAGGTCCTCCCGAACCCATATTGGTTCTGTGAAAACGGTAACGAGTTGTCGTGGAATGATTGTGTAGCGGAAATTGGACGTGTACTTTACGAGGCGGGTAAGATTGAGAGTTCTACTCCCCGAACTATTCCTGTCAGTAACTACGGAGATCTTTTTGGGAAGTGGTCGGAACCTGTGGTCGGGTCGAACTCGCGAAACAAGGCAAATCGATTACGGAAGTTGGGGTGGGAGCCTAAGGAGAAGAATACTTTGGCTTCGCTGGCCGAGGATGAAATCCCTTTGATTATGCAAGAGACGGGTCCGTTTAAAGGTTATGGCAAGGTTGTTGCTTCATCAAATTAG
- a CDS encoding But2 family protein, whose amino-acid sequence MKFSLSAALLVSVLSATSVFGSPVPTTTKHELSFKKKFGIMSLHSGNFNVHLHPFFVGKSGHVYLTPYDQADQVNEFYLKDTQLFHKNETAFLEKDGALVFKFNSSGNSPLTGFKTKQITGIGYEFRFNNAFPVACHVPNTDEVYQIYYGKGNNTNDCVGVATELIIP is encoded by the coding sequence atgaagttttccCTATCTGCTGCCCTCTTGGTTTCTGTTCTTAGTGCCACCAGTGTCTTTGGTTCTCCAGTGCCCACTACTACTAAGCATGAGTTGTcgtttaagaaaaaattcgGCATCATGAGTCTTCACTCTGGTAATTTCAATGTCCACCTTcatcctttctttgttggCAAGTCAGGACATGTTTATTTGACTCCATATGATCAAGCTGATCAAGTAAATGAGTTTTACCTGAAAGACACTCAATTATTTCACAAAAATGAGACTGCTTTCCTCGAGAAGGATGGAGCTCTAGTCTTTAAGTTTAATTCCTCTGGTAACTCTCCTTTGACCGGTTTTAAAACTAAGCAAATTACCGGCATCGGCTACGAATTCCGATTCAACAACGCTTTCCCAGTCGCATGCCATGTTCCCAACACCGATGAAGTTTATCAAATCTACTATGGCAAAGGGAATAACACTAACGACTGCGTTGGTGTTGCTACCGAGCTTATTATTCCTTAA
- a CDS encoding epimarase, with protein MTNTFEAIVTGATGINGAAIINRLLNEPKCSKIHCVSRSLKEEYPSKVKHYSIDLITSNPEQIAATFQKEGVTNITYAFHTAYKEESEEGEACKTNGAMLRNFVIGLEKSNNKTLKRVVLTTGLKYYGPQFGEVRLPMEESDRRVPESFSGLPNFYYIQEDILKELSANKPWDYVIAMPSDICGVSQGGYMNQAFTIALYAVICKELDEPFYFPGNEKIYKGLNDISYSGLIADFEVWAAQKPETSNERFNIVNGDSHSWSRTWPKIADYFGLKVPKNQFDNWSSLSNKITLPTPPPIRLYQEEMGIKDIPNTEFINHVSFPKWIQQDKVKKAWNQIAEREHLDPNLLDTGTWAFCDFTVGRTYYVAASMIKARQFGYHGYYDTFQGFQKTFDTLKRGKVIPS; from the coding sequence atgacaAACACTTTTGAAGCAATTGTTACAGGTGCGACTGGCATTAATGGTGCTGCCATCATCAACCGACTTTTAAATGAACCCAAATGCTCCAAGATTCACTGTGTTTCTCGCAGTCTGAAAGAAGAGTATCCCAGCAAAGTTAAACACTATTCAATTGATTTAATTACTTCAAATCCTGAACAGATTGCAGCgactttccaaaaagaggGAGTTACAAACATTACATATGCCTTCCACACTGCCTACAAAGAGGAATCAGAGGAAGGTGAAGCGTGCAAGACCAATGGAGCAATGTTGAGAAACTTTGTAATTGGtcttgaaaaaagcaataacAAGACTCTAAAGAGAGTTGTTTTAACGACTGGTTTAAAGTACTACGGACCCCAATTCGGTGAAGTAAGACTTCCCATGGAAGAGTCAGATCGCCGTGTGCCTGAAAGCTTTTCAGGTTTGCCCAATTTCTACTACATTCAAGAAGACATCCTTAAAGAATTGAGTGCTAATAAGCCTTGGGACTATGTGATTGCTATGCCCAGTGACATCTGTGGTGTTTCTCAAGGAGGTTACATGAATCAAGCATTCACAATTGCACTGTATGCTGTCATCTGTAAAGAATTGGACGAACCATTCTATTTCCCgggaaatgaaaagatcTATAAAGGGCTTAATGATATTTCCTACTCAGGTTTGATCGCCGACTTTGAAGTATGGGCCGCTCAAAAACCAGAAACTAGCAATGAACGATTCAATATTGTAAACGGTGACTCTCACAGCTGGTCAAGAACTTGGCCAAAGATTGCTGACTACTTTGGCTTAAAAGTTCctaaaaatcaatttgaCAACTGGTCTTCTTTGAGCAACAAAATTACCTTGCCCACACCTCCACCTATCAGGTTATACCAAGAGGAAATGGGCATTAAGGATATCCCAAATACTGAATTTATCAACcatgtttcttttcccaAGTGGATCCAGCAAGATAAAGTGAAGAAGGCATGGAACCAGATTGCTGAACGCGAACACTTAGATCCTAATCTTTTAGACACTGGTACATGGGCCTTTTGCGATTTTACGGTAGGCAGAACCTATTATGTGGCTGCATCCATGATTAAGGCTCGTCAATTCGGCTATCATGGATACTATGATACATTTCAAGGATTTCAAAAGACATTCGATACTTTAAAACGTGGAAAAGTCATTCCTTCTTAA
- a CDS encoding cell surface glycoprotein, which translates to MGEESQMQGENLLAHDEYLYTNEYGIPPPRQENVTELSRYLNDLRNALNEKNYFFQRHELEQSLERIALRNREMNVQNEEYERTVIHFTNNMRALEQLRAIESRLNHYRNEEETNNSQPPQWFVNFLNDPNGGFLSLKQGVGSLRQEVGSIRQEVVLMEQRQNLRFDGIDQKLNKQEYRYYRLHNIQMRSLGKSIDIVPYLNGQLPDIDLPRIYSIEDIERLTKDQCTRYLNGYGIRFGPNETIKLKERIRDAVGLHSVTDAEFRFSGFH; encoded by the coding sequence atggGTGAAGAATCACAAATGCAAGGTGAAAATTTGTTAGCCCACGATGAGTATTTGTATACGAATGAATATGGTATCCCTCCTCCAAGACAGGAGAACGTTACGGAATTAAGTCGCTATTTAAATGATTTAAGAAATGCCCTCAAtgagaaaaattattttttccagAGGCATGAGTTGGAACAAAGCCTTGAACGAATTGCTTTACGAAACCGAGAAATGAATGTTCAAAACGAAGAGTATGAAAGAACTGTCATTCATTTTACAAATAATATGCGTGCACTTGAACAATTACGTGCGATCGAAAGCCGCTTGAACCACTACAGAAATGAAGAGGAAACAAATAACAGTCAACCTCCACAATGGTTtgtcaattttttaaatgatcCTAATGGTGGGTTCCTCTCTCTGAAACAGGGAGTAGGTTCCCTAAGGCAGGAAGTAGGTTCCATAAGGCAGGAAGTGGTCTTAATGGAACAACGACAAAATTTGCGATTCGATGGAATAGATCAAAAGCTGAATAAACAGGAGTATCGATACTATAGATTGCACAACATTCAGATGAGGTCTTTAGGGAAATCGATTGATATTGTTCCATATTTAAATGGTCAATTACCGGACATTGATTTACCGCGAATTTATTCAATTGAAGATATAGAGAGGTTAACAAAAGACCAATGTACTAGGTATCTCAACGGTTACGGAATTCGATTTGGGCCGAACGAGACGATAAAGTTGAAAGAGCGTATTCGTGATGCCGTTGGGTTACACTCTGTTACAGATGCCGAGTTTCGTTTTTCTGGGTTTCACTAG